The sequence below is a genomic window from Daphnia pulicaria isolate SC F1-1A chromosome 6, SC_F0-13Bv2, whole genome shotgun sequence.
GCTATATCCCATGTTCAGAGTCCCGTGtgttattgaaatttaaatcctccctttttttctacccCCGCCTatattgttgttgtcgtgAAAATATTGCTGCTTCTAAATCCTACGGTCTAGGAGCGACTCTTTTGCATTCAGATTTGTTCGACTATTCACTTTAGCTCCTTTCCCAGGGCCCTTCGCCCAGGGGTCTTGCGTCGAATGGTTGGATGCAAAATTCCCGATTCTTGGGCTCTATCGAATTGCCCAGTGACAAAGTGGCAGAATGACATTTCCATCATTGtatcgcttcttcttcttcttttctatcgACGGCAAATCGGCGCTGCCAGTATCCCGAGTGAAAATGTCATTCGATCAAATGTTGGAAAGGGCCGAAGGCGAAGGGGGATCAGAATGCTTAATAAGAAGAATTCGGAAGTAGTTTCCTAATGCGAGCTATTTTCTGTTGATCGAGTCGATTGCCTCGGCATCATTATGCGCCCGACTGCGACTGCttccaataaaaagaaatctatATATTACTAAGTTCCACACCTGACTTTTTCCCGTTCGTCGTTCCTTATATTCCGCCCTTTCacattcaaatgaaattggaTTCCTCGCTCCTCCCCTGGTGGGTGGAGGGGTTTTTCCCGGTAGATCTTTTAATTGCATTCGGatgcttttttttcctttcatcgataattcaaatgtttaattgactttattctttctattttattgACAGCATTCGTCCAATAACGGGCCGTCGccgtcgtcttcgtcgtccTCGTGCTCGCCGCTGACGGCGGCCGCCACGTACAGTCGCCGGTTGCTGGGCCGCGGGAGTTGGTTCGGCGACTCGGTCCTGGACGACTCACCTCGCGACGCCACCGCTTCCACCCGCGGTCCGTGCAAGCTGTTGCGCGTCGAGCAGCGTGACTTCCGCTCACTCTGGCAGGTAAAAATAACgtctcttttccttcttctctctcttgccaTATTGTTAACGAGTTCCTGCGAGATCCTGCGAGGACGTCGTTATTAcatcgccaaaaaaaaaaagaagaatagaaaaaagaagagaaaacgggATGAAATTTTGTTGCCGTAGATTGATGATCCTTGCGCAAGGATCGGGTAGGAGAGAATAATGCTCCGTGTTGACTAGGGCAACAGTCGGTGTGGTGCTTTAGGCTATTACCAGCAGGAGAGAGTCAGGAAAGGGAAATaaagacgacaacaacaacaacaacaggactGATGTCGTTTGCTCCTAATGGGTTATTGCCTTGACGTTGGATGGAGGGGAGAGAAAGCGAAGGAGTTGATGCGAATCGTCACAATACGTCGCATTGAATATGGGAGAGGAGATAGGAGAGAGTCGGTCCGTGCTGCTGTGTAGAGGGGATAGAAATCGATCGCTGCGCCGGGGATCACGCTGAGCAACTAGcggaacaaagaaaagaagaaaagggggagaaaaacAGCATTAGAaaatactacacacacacacatagacagACTGTATGTACGAAGAAGAGACACGCCAGTATATAGTGCAAGTTGCCTTTTTTATGAtaggaaggaaagaaagaaacgacacGGGGATACATCAGGATCGATAAAAGTCGTCAGTTTTCATTTCCCATAAGGACTGCTGCGACTAGACGCGAGCCGAGAAACGGATGGTAAATAAACCAGCGGACACGTCCCCCCACCCTCCCTTTTTGCAAAGTGAAATGTTTCCTTCTCTTGTTTGggagctcctttttttttctggccaaagaagaaggaaaaaaggattctttttctatttgttgacTTCCAAAAAAAGACTGGGCACAATGCCCTGGCCATATTGTCCCTGTTTTTCTCCAGAAAGAAGTGACGGGGTTGACGGGCATAATAAGACGTTGATGAATGACGTCACTCGGATGGCTCGCCTATTCGCCAAAGAAACAAACCATCAAATCAGCAGGAAAAACAAAGTTTCGAGTGGCCTATAAGCAAACGGCCGTCGACAGCTGCCACAGTTTCATTTCGCTCGTCTCGCACACATGTGGGGCCCACCACCAGAAGAAATTCGTCGACTTGGACACAGGATCGAGATGACAGGTTGACAACACGTGGTTCGCATGAGGACCATGTTTTTGCGCTGTCCAACTCCCAACCATTTTTCAGCTGCATCTCATTTgtttagttctttttttgccCGTTTTGTAGATGAGGGGGGGACTGCTGGGCACGAGTGAACTAGTGCCACCCGTCGGTTTTCTCTGACTCTGAACAAAGTCAGCCGGAAGCTTCCACCCATGGCTGTACACGTCTTTTTTCTACCagcaattcgttttttttctaaagtcGAAGTAATAAAACCCCCCGAactaaagtttaaaaaagggggTCCTACACATTTTCGACAGCCGTTTGCAGTTGGTCCGTCGTATATAGAGAGGAGACACTCCGGCCAACTATTCTACACAGACGGTTATATGACCTACATGTCAAGTGCTGGACCATATGGCGACCACCTTGTCCCGTAAACTATAGGAGAAACAgaataatagaaaagaaaagaagaaaaagaattttccaaTCGCAGCCagatttctctcctttttttgttggctTAGAGTTGAGTCATTTCTAAGTGAATTACAATCAACTCTTATCGAGGATTTGATTCCGCAATTTATTGTCTGTGGGAAAATTGATGGTCACCGAAATGAAGTGAAAAAACCCCaacggtcgtcgtcgtcgtccgatTTTTCTTAAAAGCAAAGCCGAGCGCCACCGATCGACCGACAATCCCCTTGGATGCCATTGTCCGCATTCAAACGGAtcatttttcacttgttcattTCCCAGccgagttattattattatcattactATTACTGCGCCGGGGTTTATAGCAGATAAGCGAGCTCTTGCCGGACTCATGCCTAAGGCGGCCCCTTCTATCAAAACAGGGGGCCTGGGAAGGAAGGATGGATGGATTGGCTCAAAAGGAATCTCGAATAACCCGAAAAGTTCAAGTAACTGCTCGTTTCTCCGCACACACAGCACGTGGTTTTTCCCTTATCCCTCCCCCTCGTTTTGAGCCATTGAGGCGCTCCATCAGTTTCTTCTGGAAATCCATTGGTGTTTTCCAACTGTTGTCAGAGAAAATCGGAGGGAGGAAAACGGGAGGGGGGTAGAAAAAGAGCGTGGCGGTGTCAAATTCTCCATGTGATTGTGTTTCCTTTCTAAACCAGTTCCGCTTTTTTCTCTCCGCCGTCCATTTGAATGTTGAAAAActttcccccctccctccctgCGCACCCCACCCGATCCCTTTTGCTCCACcctgttgttgtgttgtgtggGGGATGGAACTGGCGCTCGTCTTCATCCCTCGTTAAGTTAGGCGCAACACCCCCAAAGAGGCCATCAAGTGTTGAGTCGACGAGTGAAGAGGTTCAGTCGAGTAAGAGTCGCCCATCCGAGTTGCAACAAGTGTCGATTCCGTCCTTCAGCCGAACGATTTTTTTGGGGCGGAGGTTTTATTCGGGAGCTACCAAAATTATCGATCCGTCGATCGATCCTGTGCGCGTTGGGTGGATTAATGACGAGTGACGATTTGTTGATGACGGAGCCGTCGGTCCCAATGGACCGGCTGTCCAGCTGCTCGCTGGACAGCATTATCGGTTATCTGGATCAACTTTTGGGACGGAATCATGTGGAGGAGCCGGTCGATCAAGTCGTGATACGATCCCGCTCACCGTCGCCGACTCGAATTCAGAGCagcgacagcagcagcgggcATCCGAAACAGGGCAGCATCCGGCGGAAGATGCTGAGCTCCTCATCGGATCCCGTTCGATCCAATTTCACCCAGCAGCCAGATGATGAAGAAGCCATCCAACGAGTGATGGACCTGTCTTTCGCTTCCGTCTTCGAAATGCCGTCCTCCTCCTTGTCCGGCCATTCGCCCAGCATGCCCGCCGTCCGCCCAGTTATTGGATGTCAAAAAGTGATGACTGTCGTGACCGAGTCGATCGATCCGCCCGAATCGCTCGACAGCGGCGTCGAGAGTAACAAATCGGACGACGAGGCCCAGCATTCCGGCGACTCCGAGCCGCGGATTTGCGCCAGTCTGGGCGACAAGGGCCGCAACTACGCCATCCCGTTGCATCAACACGATTACCAAAACTTGATCGGCTCGCCattccagcagcaacagcagcggcgATCTGCTGCTGCCCGCAGGAATCACGGACaagggtcgtcgtcgtccaataGCCGAGCTGCTGGTCGGGCGAATCGAAACCGTCAGGATCACGAGAATAATCCGTTGAATAGCAAGAACAGCGCGTCAGCGTCGGCTGGGAAAGACGACAAGTTTTACGAGATCTGCTTGGGTCACTTGTGCTGGCAAATGGAAGCCGGAAACAGCGCGGCCGGAACTGGGCTCGGCTTTGATCGATGGATCTCCATTTTCTCGTTGCAGAAACATCAGGACGAGTTGATTCAGTTGTCGGGTAACACCGGCAGCCCGTCTTCCCCCTCCTCGGCATCGCCGGCCAATCACCGCAAGcacagccaccaccaccacaaccacCAGCTACCGCAACCgcccacacaacaacaacaacaacaacaacaattgcaTCATCAGGGTGGCAAGAGGCAGGGGCAACGGCATCACAGCACCGGAGGGATGAGCAGTCGACAAGGATCGcaggaaaacaacaactgtAAGTCCACacacacttttttgttttactattACGTAAATAATTGATTGGAATGAAACGTTTTGTATTACTTGACGGATCGTTTCGTCAGAAGAAAACCCGGGGGCGGcattataaattcatagagaaataaaaataaaactagcaAATCAAATGAGAGGAAATCCAATTCGGATATGCAAACGAGCACAGCAAAGCTGCTTATAATGGAGCTCGGCCTATTTCATATAAGCTGCTAGACGCAAGGCGCCCGGATCTTTTCCCCGACTAGGGCTACGCACAAACTATACTCTCACTGCGTGGGTtatacaagaaaagaaaagagagtctgattgcctttattttctatttttcgctCTTTTTGAAACGCCCGCCTTTTTTTTCCGCCAGACCTCATGTAATATGTAGGTCTATTTATACACCCACCCGTATATAGAATATGATTGCGTTAGATGAATTGCAATTCTACATTCTCGATCTAAAGACAATGGGGTGGCAGGGAAGAAAGATGAGCCGCCATCTTCTTCATTCCATTCCTCCGTTCATTATTGACTTTTTTGTCTGTGAAACGGACAAGGGAGGCTCTAACGAAGGACAGAAAAAtggacacagacacacacccacacattcttgctactactactagactGCACACGTCTACCTCTCGTGGCCTTCCTTGATGATGGTtccttcttgttcttcttctgatAATCAACGGATGATTTCGAAGGGGGTATCTTCTTTTTGGTCTCCCCCACCCCCCTTCGTCCAGCTCGTTGGCTTTTGCTGGCTGGTTGGTTAGTTGGTTAGTTGATGATGACGGTGGATGGGGATCATGTTATAtaaagggggagagagagctgGTTGCCATCGAGCGGAGTAAATTGAGAAAGAAAGTGATGGGGCAATCATGGCGTCAAGAcaagtcatcatcatcagacgCGGACCCTACGGTGTAGTTTAGAGATGGGAGAGAGTAGTACGTATCCCGCAGGTTCATTATTATATTGGctggactcttcttcttcttcttctccttctttttcttttaataaataTAACACACACAGCGCACTCTCTCGTCTCGACTTGGGAAGATAAAAGAGCCACGACGGATGTGTTATCTAATATTTCGACAATGTGTATTTAGGCGAGCTCACATCGTTTTCTTCCGCTATAGTACTGCCTTTATAAGGAACAACCCAACGCACAAAGGAAATactataaataaaagaaaataaggaagCCAACCGGGGATAACAATCATAATCCcgccgtgaaaaaaaataatcgtgaacaaaaaaagaaaaagaaaaaaaagatcaggTTTCACTTTTTTCGGGTGGTGGCTTGCTTGCTTTTATTTCGCTCGATATTTCCGAGAATCTGCGTCCCGGAGGGGAAAGTTTCACAAATGAGGTAGTAGGTGGATAGTTAAGGGTGGGGGGGATATGGAGGATTTCACTCTCTCTCCGTTTCTTTTCCGCCAACAAGGAAAACGAAAagggagaaatgaaaaaataaaaggcatcAGAGAAAAAGCCAGCCAAAGGTTAGAGTACGTTTGGCTTTTCGAATGATGACAATGGAAGAGAGACGACAAGAGAGTTGACATGGTGCGCACGTACCCACCACTTTTCCATCTCAATATTCTTTGACGTCCTCTGATTTTCGGGAGGGggatttgtcttgttcgtccGCCGAGCGGAAAGGCATCATCtgctattctctctctctccgctgGATAGTACAAATAGACAAACAAGAAACGTAGCGCAGGCAGCGAGCGGAGACAATGCAATAGGCGCGTATTGCATAACCTATTATACGGATAAGGATCTCGTTTCGTCCGAGTGGAATGGTTGAACGTgatcgaaagaagaaaaagtcgaaaaagacgacaaacaagaattaaaaataatcacGGACCCCACCAGGTTATTATTTGGCAATGACACACCATTAAAAGTttagaaaataaggaaaaaagggaaacgacCCAATCAATATATAATATACCTTACACGTATATACCAACTCAAATTGCGAAGGTAAAAACTATTTGATGGTTGGAttcagcagtagcagcaacgATTCGTGGCAACGATCAATTTCTTGGATCCGCTTTCTACTtgtgattttttaatgatggCGGCGACGCCCAGCTGCCATACATCCAGCAGCCACCGCGATGCTGGCAAACGCTGTGCCAAAAAGCGCTCCCTCCCACCCCCCCACCCACATTCGATATTAAATATAGAACGTATTATATAACTTTCACTCTCTGTGCTGCTCgatatcaataaaataaaacagaactGGGAGGAGGTTTTTACGGGTGGAAAATGGGGTTTTTTGTTGCTACCGccaaccattttctttctgtcaTTCCGTCCGTGTACGCAAGTCGAGGCGATtacttatacacacacaaaaggagcCGGGAAATACGAAATAAAGgttctttcatttcttggCGAGTTCAAAGAGTCCGAGAGTTGGCGATCCGCACTACGTACGAATTGTGACTCGACGATCGTCGTCTCTGCGCGACACATTTTGGTTCACCCTTAAAAAATCTGCGCATCAATAGTTTtcagcttttttcttcttctatttcttctgtCTTTCAAATGTAGTTCCGCCCAAATGGAAATTCATTGCGCagttctcctcttcttcccccccccccccctcgattCTAATGAAGGCTTCTGCCTTATTTACCGGGGAAAATGATGGAAAGTTCTCATCCGTCAAACTTGTCAACTGCACGTGGAAAGACGGCGAGTGTCTATTAGTAGTAGGTATATATAAGccttaaaaaatggaattcaatctgttgaaagaagaagaagaagaaaatagggGGGAACGTAATTTTTCCTGTTAACTAGCGGCTCCCTTGTCACAAACTCCCAGCCCCTCAGTTCTTCAATCTCTCACGGCAAAAATCAATTCCCACTCGATTCTTATTTAGTATGTGCCTTGATCCTGTCAGGCGCAACAgtcttcttgtgtgtgtgggggagaCTCCTTTATAGCCTCTTGTTCACTTATTGATGGCTGCTAGTGCAACGAGTTGGAAATCATTCAAAAGGGGGTCGGCCGTGTGTACATCCGTAAATGTTGCATTCGAAATGTCAAACATGTCGGCCGAGTTGtgcagagaaagagaaattctGGTTTTCTAGCCAtccatttgaattatttctcttatcaACTTGTCAAATTCAGTCCACTTGGGCGGCTCTCCCCGCTGCCGGCCTTGCTCTGATGGCTAGAGACGTATAAATGATGAAGTggagtagctgctgctgctccccgTAGACGACTTATTGACCGCATGACTGGatagagaagagaagaagaagagtctcaATTCCGCCGCCCGCTCTGCCCAACAGAAGCGCAGTCTAATTTGGCTTTTTATTACATCGCATGCATATTAAGATGCTGTTATGACTATTACCGGCCTTGTATATATGAAGATGGAAGTAGTAGTAGGCTGCCCGTCTCCAAATGAATCATGGATGCAGTTCGCAGTCTTCCCTTTGATCTTGTGTAACTCCGCCCATCCGCCGCTGGGGCCGGATATGGAACCACATCGTTTTCACATGTTTATGGATTGAGCTGGCGCTTGTTGCCCAGCGCCCGGCAATGAGatttgatcgttttttttttgtcgttctgTTTGAGACGAAAATTGCAATCGTTTTTCTTGTGTCCTGTTGCAGCAGCGAATAATGGAAGGAGCAGTTCGACTTCGGGCGGATTGGGGATCCCCTCGAGAGATCCGCCGGCGGTGGGTGACGCCAACGTCAACTGCGCCAAGTCTCCGACAACGTCGCCGCAGCGCCAGGAACGCAACCCGTCCGTCGTCAGCACTACACTGGCCGCCGACGGAGGCGTCTTGACGGCCAGTGGCAACGGCCGTAGCAACCCATCGCCGCCCAGTAATGCCCAGCAATCAGCGGCCTCCACCAATGCCGGGCAACCTTCAACCGGACCAACGGgacccaacagcaacagccaAATCGCTCCGCTAAATTTGGTActaagaaactaaaaaaaaaaaaaaaatcattatccATTTGATCCATTAACATATTAACttgttattttaatattttgacgCAGTCGCCCAGCGAGCGGGCCATGATGATGGGCAAGGTTTTGAAAACGCTCATCATGGCGGCTTCCTCCGCGTCGCCCGCTTCCGCCCTCATTCGTGACCGCAAAGTGCCCGGACGGGGCACAGTCCGTCACTGTCTGGTCGGCACTGAAATGGTCAATAAAAACgcgaattaaaattaaattagattattaatttttaaataaattttttattatttaggtCGACTGGCTCCTCGGTCTCAGTCCCGAAGTGCACAGCCGGGCCCAAGCCTCGGCCATGTGGCAGGTTCTGCTGGACGAGCAAGTCATTCTAGCCCGTAATGAACttgatcatttttttcccttcctttttctctttttccttaaCCATGAATTTATTAATGACTTATCGATTTTCCCATCAACTAATTTTCGTCTTGACTTTGTGGTTGGACCCAAACTTGTTTTGGTCGCCCggctctttttatattttccccTCCACCGCCGCGTTGATGACGGATGACTTACCACACAGTCTCGAAGGAGCACCAGTTCAAAGACAAGTTTGTCTTCTATCGGTTCCACGAAGACGCCGAGGGTCGCGGTGACGGGCCGGCCGGCCGCAAGCCCGGCCAGGACGCTGTGCGCGACGCTCAACAGAAAAAGGACGAAGTCATCTCGACGTTGACACAACTGGCGCCCGACGCCGTCCTTAAAGCCATTCTACGAAAACCGTAAGTATATTATTAGTCCGCGCCCTTTACCCACCTCCTTCCCATGTTTTTTCGCTCCGCCCTTTTTGTCGGAACGACGTGCATGTATACCGTACACCGGCGGTCGATATCCAgccgcacagcagcagcagcagtagaggCAGCACTCTATATCCCGTATGCACTTGAACATGGTTATAGGACTCACGATCGGTCCCCCGACGACCTGGAAATCATCTACGAGGAATTGGTACACATCAGGGCCCTGTCGCATCTGTCAACCACCGTCAAGCGAGAGCTGGCTAATATCATCGTCTTCGAATCTCATCCCAGAGCCGAAACCGTCCGTAAGTTTAGACGCTCcgatctttttttcctttttaaaaaagattttgcttttcttttttcaactttttttccttttcccatcTTCagacttgttgttgttcgtgTTTCACGTTATCGTGCGATATCGTGAGCCAACTTTTCTCTTCACCCatcaaccttttttattttattcaaaatcttTGTTGTCGAGAAATGAGAGCTTGAAAAACATGAGctagagaaaactcacttgaCATGCcattcttttttgtatttttgttgtgTATTCCCGTTCCGATATCCGCAGTGTTTAATCAAGGAGACGAGGGCGTGTCGTGGTACGTGATCCTGAAAGGCTCCGTCAACGTCGTCATCCACGGCAAGGGCGTTGTCACGACGCTGCAGGACGGCGACGATTTCGGCCAGTTGGCGCTCATCAACAATGCACCGAGGTAATGTTGCAGCTATATAGACGAAGGATAAGAAAATTCaagttattattatgattattattgggctatttcctctctctctctctctcccgttttgggtgggggagggggggggcgtgtttgtttgtttgtagcCGCACAGTCAGGCGAGAGAGTGGGTGACGATGATGGATAGTTTTCGATTAAATAATATGCTCTGGAATATAAGCCGGCACGAGCTGAATGCGCAGTCCCGCACGAGAGAGTCGGGACCGGACCCCTCCTATAGTTGAACTTGATCTCTCCTATGATCCATTATttggcattttatttttatttgattttctcccctttttgttgttttgatgAGCTCGACCGACCAAAGTTTTGATGCCATCTTTGCCCTTagggaaatgtgtgtgtcggCCCCCGATTCTATCATCCTATGGAGGCAATCAATCCATAGATATCGTCTTTATGTATGCTCGGCTCCGGCTTTTTTATCGTCCAATAGGAAGAAGGAATAGGTCACAGTAGCACAAGTCCAATAAAAACTATAAAGCGTCGTCGGCGTCGCGTTAACAGTCAAGCCGGCAgctttattattatacagCTGGCCTCGGCGGCGACTGGGGAGAGTCGGCAAAGGAGATAAAATAATGGTTGGGAGGGGTCTCATTCTTTATCATCATCCTCATCATCACTGATTGATGGTCGGCGACTCATTCCCGCATGTaaccaccacccacccaccctgcGGCTCGACACCCACACCCGGTTCAGTTGGTGGCGGTTtaaggcccccccccccccccccccaccacccacatttctttttttcacgatTCTTTTCCACccgttttctcatttcccgcTTTACGGCCGGTATATGTAGTCGTTCCCTTGGTCCCCAACACCAAGGGGGCGGTGTAGTAGGGAGACGTGCAATATGGATGGCGGCGCCGGAATAGCCCGCCGACGATGCCCGTGAACGTGATCGCCCAGTCGgcgtactacacacacacacatccggaACGGAGTGTGAGTCAGACGAGCCAACGAGCTCGGATATCCATTATGGATCGCGGGTTgaacgaagagagagagagagaaaagggaaatgGGGCAACCGGAATATATAAAGACAATTGcggcagaaaaacaaaagagtctGGACAAACCCAGGCAGACGGGCGAGATACGATCCCCATGGCTATTTTCACTACTTGTTTTTCCCACTCTATAACCCGCCGGACTGTATGACCACCACCTCCCTATCCCACATATAAAACGGTGGACTCACGAACGCGTTTTCTATAGTCCAAACGCGTCTAATCCGACTTTATAGAACGACGGAATGGATCCGGTGAGCCGGAGGCGCGGTTGTATTTTATATTGTCAGAGCGGGCTATGGGCGGAAAAGAGCTGGCCAGGGCAAAATCCAGTAAAGTAAAAAGGAACGGATCGATAATAGACTGACCAGTTACACATATTACCGGTTTAGTCGCACTGCTGCTGACCCCCTTATGTATCGCCAGGAGCCGGGTGTAGATGGAAAGTGGATAGGATCTAGGAAATGGTGTAGGTTTCATCACGTCGCCACCGCCGCTCCCCTCAAGGAAGGAAATTGCGCATTCGGAATTCTTTTCGATGCGAATAACCCCCCTACGTGT
It includes:
- the LOC124344093 gene encoding rap guanine nucleotide exchange factor 4-like isoform X4, which gives rise to MTSDDLLMTEPSVPMDRLSSCSLDSIIGYLDQLLGRNHVEEPVDQVVIRSRSPSPTRIQSSDSSSGHPKQGSIRRKMLSSSSDPVRSNFTQQPDDEEAIQRVMDLSFASVFEMPSSSLSGHSPSMPAVRPVIGCQKVMTVVTESIDPPESLDSGVESNKSDDEAQHSGDSEPRICASLGDKGRNYAIPLHQHDYQNLIGSPFQQQQQRRSAAARRNHGQGSSSSNSRAAGRANRNRQDHENNPLNSKNSASASAGKDDKFYEICLGHLCWQMEAGNSAAGTGLGFDRWISIFSLQKHQDELIQLSGNTGSPSSPSSASPANHRKHSHHHHNHQLPQPPTQQQQQQQQLHHQGGKRQGQRHHSTGGMSSRQGSQENNNSANNGRSSSTSGGLGIPSRDPPAVGDANVNCAKSPTTSPQRQERNPSVVSTTLAADGGVLTASGNGRSNPSPPSNAQQSAASTNAGQPSTGPTGPNSNSQIAPLNLSPSERAMMMGKVLKTLIMAASSASPASALIRDRKVPGRGTVRHCLVGTEMVDWLLGLSPEVHSRAQASAMWQVLLDEQVILALSKEHQFKDKFVFYRFHEDAEGRGDGPAGRKPGQDAVRDAQQKKDEVISTLTQLAPDAVLKAILRKPTHDRSPDDLEIIYEELVHIRALSHLSTTVKRELANIIVFESHPRAETVLFNQGDEGVSWYVILKGSVNVVIHGKGVVTTLQDGDDFGQLALINNAPRAATIITREDGCQFLRVDKDDFNRILRDVEANTVRLKEHGRDVLVLEKVSANPSAAHRHSASSHYKYKYTVMAGMPQKMLEHLLETRLDARHLSVRDEDIIRPYSSATDMFLDDFLLTHIMFMPTHQLITELMRNYRIESPTQDKEFVVASKSRVVNFVYQWVTSIRDPVFDETITHSFFEQLHSEVHADARLYHTLREEAAMLDHVQELLGEYRAARQQGGSLATLTWTLPAGGQSVVLFSAVNAAATAAAGNRKGSGESNAASAFSAEKRRPIRADDDIIFRVYCADHTYCTLRQPVNATAETIKLNAADKLGLRHEELVLAEIKSNGEKSVIADTEVSIATCLSINGRIFVSPKDHLDAMTVLPDQEGPSDGTCNELEMFSTRELAYYITLIDWDLFCSVHEYELLYHVAGAQPFRKIKSNLDLFLRRFNEIQYWVVTEICLANTLGKRVQLLRKFIKLAAYCKEFQNLNAFFALVMGLSNVAVSRLTQTWERLPSKLRKMFTEFDGLIEPSRNHRAYRIAVGKLQPPILPFMPLLLKDMTFTHEGNRTLLDSAGLINFEKMHMLAQTMRTLRYCRMLQPPTPRSEQEVRNYIRNLRVIDNQRILTGLSQRLEPKRA
- the LOC124344093 gene encoding rap guanine nucleotide exchange factor 4-like isoform X3, which gives rise to MTSDDLLMTEPSVPMDRLSSCSLDSIIGYLDQLLGRNHVEEPVDQVVIRSRSPSPTRIQSSDSSSGHPKQGSIRRKMLSSSSDPVRSNFTQQPDDEEAIQRVMDLSFASVFEMPSSSLSGHSPSMPAVRPVIGCQKVMTVVTESIDPPESLDSGVESNKSDDEAQHSGDSEPRICASLGDKGRNYAIPLHQHDYQNLIGSPFQQQQQRRSAAARRNHGQGSSSSNSRAAGRANRNRQDHENNPLNSKNSASASAGKDDKFYEICLGHLCWQMEAGNSAAGTGLGFDRWISIFSLQKHQDELIQLSGNTGSPSSPSSASPANHRKHSHHHHNHQLPQPPTQQQQQQQQLHHQGGKRQGQRHHSTGGMSSRQGSQENNNSANNGRSSSTSGGLGIPSRDPPAVGDANVNCAKSPTTSPQRQERNPSVVSTTLAADGGVLTASGNGRSNPSPPSNAQQSAASTNAGQPSTGPTGPNSNSQIAPLNLSPSERAMMMGKVLKTLIMAASSASPASALIRDRKVPGRGTVRHCLVGTEMVDWLLGLSPEVHSRAQASAMWQVLLDEQVILALSKEHQFKDKFVFYRFHEDAEGRGDGPAGRKPGQDAVRDAQQKKDEVISTLTQLAPDAVLKAILRKPTHDRSPDDLEIIYEELVHIRALSHLSTTVKRELANIIVFESHPRAETVLFNQGDEGVSWYVILKGSVNVVIHGKGVVTTLQDGDDFGQLALINNAPRAATIITREDGCQFLRVDKDDFNRILRDVEANTVRLKEHGRDVLVLEKVSANPSAAHRHSASSHYKYTVMAGMPQKMLEHLLETRLDARHLSVRDEDIIRPYSSATDMFLDDFLLTHIMFMPTHQLITELMRNYRIESPTQDKEFVVASKSRVVNFVYQWVTSIRDPVFDETITHSFFEQLHSEVHADARLYHTLREEAAMLDHVQELLGEYRAARQQGGSLATLTWTLPAGGQSVVLFSAVNAAATAAAGNRKGSGESNAASAFSAEKRRPIRADDDIIFRVYCADHTYCTLRQPVNATAETIKLNAADKLGLRHEELVLAEIKSNGEKSVIADTEVSIATCLSINGRIFVSPKDHLDAMTVLPDQEGPSDGTCNELEMFSTRELAYYITLIDWDLFCSVHEYELLYHVAGAQPFRKIKSNLDLFLRRFNEIQYWVVTEICLANTLGKRVQLLRKFIKLAAYCKEFQNLNAFFALVMGLSNVAVSRLTQTWERLPSKLRKMFTEFDGLIEPSRNHRAYRIAVGKLQPPILPFMPLLLKDMTFTHEGNRTLLDSAGLINFEKMHMLAQTMRTLRYCRSRQLLLQPPTPRSEQEVRNYIRNLRVIDNQRILTGLSQRLEPKRA